A stretch of Salvelinus alpinus chromosome 4, SLU_Salpinus.1, whole genome shotgun sequence DNA encodes these proteins:
- the LOC139574812 gene encoding transmembrane protein 216-like: protein MAVSGKHPILSSTPLQVLFYLNGWYFASYFLAEGLMFVYKGLLLPYPPASLTLDVGLLLVFLGLESLRIFYGWKGNLTERSLAMSVSVLVLVPCTVLSVYYLMLQTFVLRLEFILNAVLLCFYSLEMLLGIMSISAFSRSKVY, encoded by the exons ATGGCGGTGTCTG GAAAACATCCAATT TTGTCCTCCACACCACTGCAGGTCCTGTTCTACCTCAACGGCTGGTATTTTGCTTCCTACTTCCTTGCTGAGGGTCTGATGTTTGTTTACAAAG GATTGTTGTTACCATACCCACCAGCTAGTCTCACGTTGGACGTTGGGCTACTTCTTGTGTTCCTTGGCTTGGAATCCCTCCGAATATTTTACG GTTGGAAGGGGAACTTAACAGAGCGTTCTCTGGCCATGTCAGTGAGTGTGCTGGTCCTGGTGCCATGCACAGTGCTGTCTGTGTACTACCTGATGCTGCAGACATTCGTCCTGCGCCTGGAGTTCATCCTTAATGCTGTGTTACTCTGCTTCTACAGTCTGGAGATGCTGCTGGGAATCATGTCCATATCTGCTTTCTCCAG GTCAAAGGTGTACTAA